GTCTGTGCTCTGTCATCCACTTGCTGTCCATCACTTATATAAATCTTCTCTTCACCTCTCTCATCCATCTGGCGGTCCTTACGTAGAGGTATTTTCCCCTCTCCAGTCTCATCCACCTGCTGCTCCTCGCCGGAAAGCATCGTCTCTGCTCGCTTACCATTCACCTGCTGCTCCTCACAGGTAAGCATCATCTCCACTCTGTTACCATTCACCCGCTGCTCCTCGCAGGTAGGCATCATCTCTGCTCACTTACCATTCACCTGCTGCTCCTCACAGGTAAGTATCATCTCCGCTCTGTTACCATCCACCGACTGCTCCTCGCAGGTAGGCATCATCTCGGCTCTGTTACCATCCACCGACTGCTCCTCGCAGGTAGGCATCATCTCTGCTCACTTACCATTCACCTGCTGCTCCTCACAGGTAAGTATCATCTCCGCTCTGTTACCATCCACCGACTGCTCCTCGCAGGTAGGCATCATCTCGGCTCTGTTACCATCCACCGACTGCTCCTCGCAGGTAGGCATCATCTCCGCTCTGTTACCATCAACCGACTGCTCCTCGCAGGTAGGCATCATCTCCGCTCTGTTACCATCCACCGACTGCTCTTCGCAGGTAGGCATCATCTCCGCTCTGTTACCATCCACCGACTGCTCCTCGCAGGAAGGCATCATCTCTGCTCTACTGCCATCCACCGACTGCTCCTCGCAGGTAAGCATCATCTCTGCTCTACTGCCATCCACCAACTGCTCCTCACAGGTAAGAATCTTCTCTGCTCTACAGCCACCCATCTGCTGCTCCTCAAATGCGAGAATATTCTCTTCGCTACTCTCATCCATCTGATGGTCCTTACAGGTAAGAATCTTTCGTGCCCCACTGTCATCAAAGGCAAGAAACTTCTCTGCCCCATTGTCGCCATACACTTTCGGGGCAAGAGCCTTTGAAATACTGTTTTCAATTTCCTCAAAACTTGTGACAAGTGCTTCAACAAAACTATCATCTGACATCTCATCTTCATTGATGTTACTTGTAGCAACAGTACCATTCTGTTGTGGAAGACTGGTTGATAGAGAGTCACTAATGGTGAcgtcaatattttcattcatgCAGATACTAGCTTCATCCAAACTGTCATCAGACATGTCAGTAGCACCGATATAGGTCGCAGTAATATTCAGTGAAATATAATCTTCACCTATCTCACTAGTTTCAACCTTCTTCACACGTGACTGTTTTCCCCTTCGTTGCTGACCCACTGGTTTGATCTGTTAATTAGCACATATTATGGATTTGCAGTCAATAAGTCCAAAAAGACAAGGATGGCAAACGTACAACCTTTTTACTGCACATTAATGTAACAACTTGTATGCCTACTTTAAAGTCTTCCAGATCTGTTCAACACAAAAAGCAGGAGTTCCCAGTTAACAATTCCTACAATGTCAGTTTGGGGACGTGTTAAATTCGTCCCAAAGACCAGTGTTTTACAATTTCCTAGTTTTCATTAGCATTAACCTGCAACAAAAGATGAAATTATtagtgtatatgtatctgtttgaaaaactgtgatatgactTCCAAATCAGGTGACAAAAAGTCGCAAGTGTCAGTTACGATCCTGAAGTAATATACCAGAATCAGCAGAATGTTTACAGTTACGACTTTATTATCTGTCAAACTTTCCTCACAAAATTGACaatgatataaacatatattccaCATGTGTCTGTAAATATGCAATAGCAAACATACACGCAAGAttatatttcaattatttaaGTCTCTGCATTGCTTGTAGACCGTACTTACCGAATTTCTGTCACAGTTCACACAGTGCGTGTTTCCTAGACTCGATGGTCACCTGATTTTGTAGATTCATCGCTGTGGTATTGCAAATCCACCAAAATCAAAACCTGGATACTTTGGTCcatgaaatgtaatattttaactATACCATTTAAACTGTTCTTTCATAGAACTTCAAATTTGACAtaatttgcacatgtttaattGCAGTGCATCTAGTTAGTCGGAAGTACCACTTACAACTCTTTGTTTTTCCACCTCATCCTAAACTTAACACCAGAGGGTCGTAAGTGATGTGAGAGTGTCACTTACGTCTTTTTAATTCTACGTTCAACAGTGCATGAGTACTTACGACCTTTGATAAATTCAATATATCAAAAAAATGACTTGAGATAATTTCACGATTTTTATTTAGAATATGCACAAGACTAATACAAGTAAAAAGAGAACAAAAAAGTTTTTTGGGCGTAAGTGTCAGATACGACTATTTAATTCTGCGAAGTCGAATTGTCTATTACCCTGGCAGATAGGTGATGTGTGGCTGTTATCATTGTCTATTACCCTGGCAGATAGGTGAAGTGTGGCTGTTATAATTGTCTGTTACCCTGGCAGATAGGTGATGTGTGGCTGTTATAACTGTCTATTACCTTGGCAGATAGGTGATGTGTGGTTATGTGCTGCTATTATTGACGTAAAGCCGTACTGAACAACTCATGTGTAGCTGACACAGTCGTTGATTATTTTGAAGACAAATGATGTACGAATCTGTCTATAAAGACCTAAaaactatttacagacaactTGTCTGGAAATGGGTAATGTGATCATCGCCCTATTAAAGCATGAACCGATATCAATAACAAAACAGGGTGGAGTGAAGCGTCATTTATGAGATAGAAAATAAGTTTATAGCCTACCGGAAATTGTACGTGTTCTTTATATGATTAAATCAAGGAGGTATTCTTTTGACGTAAGGAACCGTCTCTTCTtctaatgaaaataatgttaataGATTCAATAATGTCTAAAGGCAATAAATAGGTTTCATCGTAACATATATAAATAGTGCCTCTGAAATCTTACCACTGTAAAAGCAACTGGTATTTATTATACACTACTCCTACACGTTATTGATTCCCCCCTTTTGGGCAGTATGATCCCCATGACCTTTCTATCTAGCAATAAAGTATGAGACCACTGCTTCGCTTTTTCATTTATGGTAACGAATCCCAAAATGTCAGTCGTACGTACGCCGTAGAGGAAACGTCTTTATACCTTTAGAGTGTTTAAACGCAACATCCATCTCACTGGCAAACCCATTGCAACTACCAACAACGGGGCCATATCAAGCTTTAGTCTCATCTCAAACTGATGTAGTCCACAGGGCAATGTCTGGCTGACCTGCCAATACCTACTTCAAATATTAGACCAAATTAAGTCACTGTAATACGTGTTTACAAACCACGATGGCAAACATATCGGTGAGCTCGAGAGCAATTTGTCCCTGACCAAACCAGTGTTACAACCCCCTTGTCAGAGTCTTGGTATTGAGTACATGTCAATTAGCTGATAGACATGACCGATTAGCTGATATCCATTTGGGGATGCTTAGCACACGGCGTTCTGATGAATTTGGGTCATAATTGAATTTGGACATACTTTCCAGTGGGATAAACATTTCGAATGGTTTTCAGCATTCGAACATTTCACAGAAGCTTCTTTTAAAGTTAAGTGGTTAATGATAAAATGGCAAACTAAATTCTTACAGAAAAGGATTACTTtgcaaaatgaaattgattttcctGATTACAACCAATAAATCGTGAGGGTAACTTCAGCTGCAGAGATGAGCCATATAATTTTGACTGAATGAAATTTCATTGATTCCATCATTTTTATAAAGCTAAATCAACGACAgtcacatgtcacaaaacaccaTAGAGCTAGAATAGTTTCTTCTTTCAGAATACCAGCGGTGTTTCTTCGCTAATGGAGATCTTTTCTTCATGAAAGCTACCATTGCAGCAGGCCACCGTGACCTACTGTAACGCGATTTTACAATCTTGCTTCATGTTCTGACCAGAATCGATAGCATGCACCGAATACACCAGGTGTGAATACGTGCACACAAGAACTGCTGCACAGAAACCAGTCAAACCGCATGTTATTTCTCAGTAGAAATTCAGCTTtatttactggaatatttccCTGTATTAGTGTAAGTTGGGTGCAGTTATTGCATGTACCCAGAAGATCGCTTACGATATACCTATGGTGTATGATGCCAACGAATGGTAAATGTTAAAGAACCAATATCATGAACAGACTAGCGTACATCCAGTATCAAAGGAATCAAGATACTTTACAAAAACATGTGACTGTTTATTCGCTCATAGCAATAGTATAACTAAATACCCAGTTGGTAGTCCATGTAGTGTAAGCTGACATTGCTGACGATGATATACAATAGAACGTGTACAACCATCAGCAATACAGTACAGCAATAGCATTAGAACACATGCCGAGATCAACCACTTATGTAGTAGTACACAAGTAATGATGTTCCTAAAATAGTACTTTTTAGCTATAAATGTAGGTCGATGTATGAGATAGTTTCCGATAATGCAAATACTGGACTCAGTGGATGTAACACATACTATACTGTCATTAGTTACGCTTTGGAACTTCCAGCCGACTTCAAAATACGCTTCCATCCTCAGGTTACTCGACAATGTTTCATCCTCTGTGTAAGTCTTCATTCCTGCACAAGTCGTACCTTTCCGCATTCCCCTCAAATCTACTTTAGAAGAATAACATTCACAATAAATAGGTCTTTTTATTCTTCATTGTTCCAAAACATTCGGAACACAGCCAAACGATGAGTATTTTGTCATGTTATCACTCATGACTTTCATTTAACATCTTTGTATGCAATATCAGTTTGTATCGGTGGTTGTTGTCAACAACAAAGTCATGAGCATCAAAGAATCGCATCATGCAAATCACGACTCAATCGAAAGTTTCATTGTCACCACACACTCATCGCCGTGTAATGTAATCCGACAAGACATCAACAGTAATCCTTTGCTCGTTCCTTTCACACAAATGTCTCGCAAATAACTACAAGTTATCCCACGTGTTCACAAGTCTTGTTCCTTCTTGTAGTGGAATCTTCCGATGACGACAGGGCAGGATATTTGGAAGTGGACGCCCCAGCGTCTCTGGCAGGAAGAGGGCAGCAAAGCCGACCGTGATCATCATACCGCCGTACACCAGGAA
The nucleotide sequence above comes from Haliotis asinina isolate JCU_RB_2024 chromosome 5, JCU_Hal_asi_v2, whole genome shotgun sequence. Encoded proteins:
- the LOC137283826 gene encoding type VI secretion system spike protein VgrG1b-like, which produces MSDDSLDEASICMNENIDVTISDSLSTSLPQQNGTVATSNINEDEMSDDSFVEALVTSFEEIENSISKALAPKVYGDNGAEKFLAFDDSGARKILTCKDHQMDESSEENILAFEEQQMGGCRAEKILTCEEQLVDGSRAEMMLTCEEQSVDGSRAEMMPSCEEQSVDGNRAEMMPTCEEQSVDGNRAEMMPTCEEQSVDGNRAEMMPTCEEQSVDGNRAEMMPTCEEQSVDGNRAEMILTCEEQQVNGK